A section of the Triticum dicoccoides isolate Atlit2015 ecotype Zavitan chromosome 7A, WEW_v2.0, whole genome shotgun sequence genome encodes:
- the LOC119331322 gene encoding spermidine synthase 1, whose translation MEAETAAKRARENEGAAAADGAGEQAGISAVIPGWFSEISPMWPGEAHSLKVEKVLFQGKSDYQDVLVFQSSTYGKVLVLDGVIQVTERDECAYQEMITHLPLCSIKDPKKVLVIGGGDGGVLREVSRHSSVEQIDICEIDKMVVDVSKQFFPHLALGFEDPRVSLHIGDGVAFLKNAPEGTYDAVIVDSSDPVGPAQELFEKPFFESVSRALRPGGVVCTQAESIWLHMHIIEDIVTNCRQVFKGSVNYAWTTVPTYPSGVIGFMLCSTEGPSVDFQHPVFSIEEDEYSTKSKGPLKFYNSEFHTASFCLPSFARRVIEAKAN comes from the exons AtggaggccgagacggcggcgaagaGGGCGCGGGAGAACGAGGGCGCTGCGGCGGCGGACGGAGCCGGGGAGCAGGCGGGGATCTCCGCCGTCATCCCCGGATGGTTCTCCGAGATCAGCCCCATGtggcccggcgaggcgcactcgcTCAAGGTGGAGAAGGTCCTGTTCCAAGGCAAGTCGGACTACCAAGACGTGCTGGTTTTCCAGTCCTCCACCTACGGGAAGGTGCTCGTCCTGGATGGGGTGATCCAGGTGACCGAGAGGGACGAGTGCGCCTACCAGGAGATGATCACCCACCTCCCTCTCTGCTCAATCAAAGACCCCAAGAAGGTCCTGGTCATCGGGGGCGGGGACGGCGGCGTTCTGCGTGAGGTCTCGCGGCACTCCTCGGTGGAGCAGATCGACATCTGCGAGATCGACAAGATGGTGGTCGATGTGTCCAAGCAGTTCTTCCCTCATCTGGCCCTCGGGTTCGAGGACCCTCGCGTCTCCCTGCACATCGGCGACGGCGTCGCCTTCCTGAAGAATGCTCCAGAGGGCACCTACGATGCGGTTATCGTCGATTCCTCCGACCCAGTAGGCCCTGCCCAGGAGCTGTTCGAGAAGCCGTTCTTTGAGTCCGTCTCCAGGGCTCTGCGTCCGGGCGGGGTCGTCTGCACCCAGGCGGAGAGCATATGGCTGCACATGCACATCATAGAGGACATCGTCACCAACTGTCGCCAGGTTTTCAAAGGCTCGGTGAACTACGCATGGACTACGGTGCCCACATACCCAAG CGGAGTGATAGGTTTCATGCTCTGCTCCACGGAGGGGCCTAGTGTTGATTTCCAGCACCCTGTCTTCAGCATTGAAGAGGACGAATACTCCACAAAATCCAAGGGGCCGCTCAAGTTCTACAATTCTGAGTTCCACACTGCATCGTTTTGTTTGCCATCATTTGCGAGGAGGGTCATTGAGGCCAAGGCTAACTAG
- the LOC119331321 gene encoding probable protein S-acyltransferase 7 isoform X1 translates to MEGRMQGKVQQLSDSNRRIMEADAAPPRRVYQAWKGSNIFFLGGRLIFGPDVRSLIATVCLIVIPVIIFAAVVSPQLAHGYQNQIGGWVASVSIIFTAYILVLLLLTSGRDPGIVPRNSHPPEPEDIGESSNLSDWPGGQHGSAGLPLTKDVIVNGVLVKVKYCHTCMLYRPPRCSHCSICNNCVERFDHHCPWVGQCIGKRNYRFFLMFVSSATVLCIYVFTFCWVNIGKIMDTHECTFGRAILKSPISAILMLYTFVAVWFVGGLTSFHLYLISTNQTTYENFRYRYDRRSNPYNRGLVQNFIEILCSRIPSSRNNFRAKANEDSAAFASTLSMGRVLSPPKMSVDLEMGTKRQAVGAEDMEDLHSQIGSSMGLERCGTEPPHCRKGCSEIASDIETFAEEFGMDNKFTERKKTVRHTNDNP, encoded by the exons ATGGAGGGGAGGATGCAGGGGAAGGTGCAGCAGCTGTCCGACTCCAACCGTCGGATCATGGAGGCCGATGCGGCGCCGCCGCGGCGCGTGTACCAGGCGTGGAAAGGGAGCAAT ATATTTTTTCTTGGAGGGAGACTTATTTTTGGGCCTGATGTGAGGTCACTCATAGCCACAGTATGTTTAATTGTCATCCCAGTGATCATCTTTGCTGCCGTTGTTTCTCCACAGCTTGCCCATGGGTACCAAAATCAAATTGGAGGTTGGGTGGCATCTGTATCTATCATCTTTACAGCATAT ATTCTCGTTCTTCTGCTTCTCACGTCTGGACGTGATCCTGGAATTGTTCCGCGTAATTCTCATCCTCCGGAACCAGAAGACATTGGTGAATCCTCCAACTTATCAGATTGGCCAGGTGGTCAACATGGCTCAGCTGGTTTACCACTCACCAAGGACGTTATTGTCAATGGTGTTTTAGTTAAGGTCAAATATTGCCATACATGTATGCTTTATCGTCCACCAAGGTGCTCCCATTGCTCAATCTGCAATAACTGTGTCGAACGTTTTGATCACcactgtccttgggtagggcagtgtaTTGGAAAG AGAAACTACCGCTTCTTCCTTATGTTTGTATCTTCAGCAACTGTGCTATGCATATACGTGTTCACATTCTGCTGGGTCAACATCGGGAAAATAATGGACACCCATGAGTGCACATTTGGTAGAGCTATCTTGAAGTCGCCCATCTCCGCCATTCTCATGTTATACACATTCGTTGCTGTGTGGTTTGTCGGAGGATTGACCTCATTCCACCTCTACTTGATTTCCACCAATCAG ACTACTTATGAGAACTTCCGGTACCGCTACGATAGGAGAAGCAATCCTTACAACCGTGGGCTGGTCCAAAATTTCATCGAGATCCTATGCTCAAGGATTCCCAGCTCCAGAAACAATTTCAGGGCTAAAGCTAACGAGGATTCTGCAGCCTTCGCCTCAACGCTTAGCATGGGGCGGGTCCTAAGCCCGCCGAAGATGAGCGTGGACCTTGAGATGGGCACGAAGAGGCAAGCTGTGGGTGCAGAAGACATGGAGGACTTACACAGCCAGATTGGCAGTTCTATGGGGCTTGAGCGATGCGGCACAGAACCCCCACATTGTCGAAAGGGTTGCTCTGAAATTGCATCTGACATCGAGACGTTTGCAGAAGAGTTTGGCATGGACAACAAGTTCACTGAGAGGAAAAAGACTGTGCGGCATACAAATGATAATCCTTAA
- the LOC119331321 gene encoding probable protein S-acyltransferase 7 isoform X2 translates to MYGNCGFKIFFLGGRLIFGPDVRSLIATVCLIVIPVIIFAAVVSPQLAHGYQNQIGGWVASVSIIFTAYILVLLLLTSGRDPGIVPRNSHPPEPEDIGESSNLSDWPGGQHGSAGLPLTKDVIVNGVLVKVKYCHTCMLYRPPRCSHCSICNNCVERFDHHCPWVGQCIGKRNYRFFLMFVSSATVLCIYVFTFCWVNIGKIMDTHECTFGRAILKSPISAILMLYTFVAVWFVGGLTSFHLYLISTNQTTYENFRYRYDRRSNPYNRGLVQNFIEILCSRIPSSRNNFRAKANEDSAAFASTLSMGRVLSPPKMSVDLEMGTKRQAVGAEDMEDLHSQIGSSMGLERCGTEPPHCRKGCSEIASDIETFAEEFGMDNKFTERKKTVRHTNDNP, encoded by the exons ATGTACGGGAATTGTGGATTTAAG ATATTTTTTCTTGGAGGGAGACTTATTTTTGGGCCTGATGTGAGGTCACTCATAGCCACAGTATGTTTAATTGTCATCCCAGTGATCATCTTTGCTGCCGTTGTTTCTCCACAGCTTGCCCATGGGTACCAAAATCAAATTGGAGGTTGGGTGGCATCTGTATCTATCATCTTTACAGCATAT ATTCTCGTTCTTCTGCTTCTCACGTCTGGACGTGATCCTGGAATTGTTCCGCGTAATTCTCATCCTCCGGAACCAGAAGACATTGGTGAATCCTCCAACTTATCAGATTGGCCAGGTGGTCAACATGGCTCAGCTGGTTTACCACTCACCAAGGACGTTATTGTCAATGGTGTTTTAGTTAAGGTCAAATATTGCCATACATGTATGCTTTATCGTCCACCAAGGTGCTCCCATTGCTCAATCTGCAATAACTGTGTCGAACGTTTTGATCACcactgtccttgggtagggcagtgtaTTGGAAAG AGAAACTACCGCTTCTTCCTTATGTTTGTATCTTCAGCAACTGTGCTATGCATATACGTGTTCACATTCTGCTGGGTCAACATCGGGAAAATAATGGACACCCATGAGTGCACATTTGGTAGAGCTATCTTGAAGTCGCCCATCTCCGCCATTCTCATGTTATACACATTCGTTGCTGTGTGGTTTGTCGGAGGATTGACCTCATTCCACCTCTACTTGATTTCCACCAATCAG ACTACTTATGAGAACTTCCGGTACCGCTACGATAGGAGAAGCAATCCTTACAACCGTGGGCTGGTCCAAAATTTCATCGAGATCCTATGCTCAAGGATTCCCAGCTCCAGAAACAATTTCAGGGCTAAAGCTAACGAGGATTCTGCAGCCTTCGCCTCAACGCTTAGCATGGGGCGGGTCCTAAGCCCGCCGAAGATGAGCGTGGACCTTGAGATGGGCACGAAGAGGCAAGCTGTGGGTGCAGAAGACATGGAGGACTTACACAGCCAGATTGGCAGTTCTATGGGGCTTGAGCGATGCGGCACAGAACCCCCACATTGTCGAAAGGGTTGCTCTGAAATTGCATCTGACATCGAGACGTTTGCAGAAGAGTTTGGCATGGACAACAAGTTCACTGAGAGGAAAAAGACTGTGCGGCATACAAATGATAATCCTTAA